The Lycium barbarum isolate Lr01 chromosome 10, ASM1917538v2, whole genome shotgun sequence genome includes a region encoding these proteins:
- the LOC132613337 gene encoding uncharacterized protein LOC132613337: protein MDTKHRIPTSTEFLHTVTDGMKRFSVCLRSKICSCGRFQLDEIPCGHALATIMYRHQHGEDYCSAYYSNKNFKDTYAIPVEQIVLPPNSKRSPGRPSLKRMKPFYEVKFKRAKMTCSKCGIEGHNKKICSNLPK, encoded by the coding sequence atggacaccaaacaccgaattCCTACTTCCACTGAATTCCTACATACAGTGACAGATGGTATGAAGAGATTTAGTGTGTGTCTTCGAAGTAAGATTTGTAGTTGTGGAAGGTTTCAACTTGATGAGATACCATGTGGACATGCTTTGGCTACTATAATGTACAGACACCAACATGGAGAGGACTACTGCTCTGCCTACTACAGCAATAAAAATTTCAAAGACACATATGCCATACCAGTGGAACAAATTGTTTTACCACCAAATTCTAAAAGATCTCCAGGGAGGCCATCATTGAAGAGAATGAAACCATTTTATGAGGTGAAATTTAAGAGGGCAAAGATGACATGTAGCAAGTGTGGCATAGAGGGGCACAACAAGAAGATATGTAGCAATTTGCCCAAATGA
- the LOC132613338 gene encoding uncharacterized protein LOC132613338 — MDKYEDPKRVYTPKDIASDMRKQHGLTMTYMQAYRAKEKALNMLRGDPTESYNKLPNYFYILEKIYPGSVVSLEKPAEDRFLYAFVALEPYIRGWEHYRPIVVVDGTHLISTYEGTMLITSTLDPGAYAIVDSENAASWTWFFERFRIAFGERGNKEQVRKLYFALAKAYTLQEFSELMGRLDTIDKKLGVYLFDSGYHKWSRVHATVKRTWTLTSNIAESINSSIAKAREFPVCKLMDYMRQLIETWNEKHSEEGRNTFTDLTNEYNEAYEDNKELSHRMTVRAST; from the exons ATGGATAAGTATGAAGATCCAAAAAGAGTATACACACCAAAGGATATAGCATCAGATATGAGGAAACAACATGGTTTAACAATGACTTACATGCAAGCTTATAGAGCCAAGGAAAAGGCATTAAACATGTTGCGAGGGGATCCAACTGAATCATACAATAAGTTACCCAACTACTTTTACATCCTGGAAAAGATATATCCGGGGTCAGTTGTTAGTTTGGAAAAACCAGCGGAAGACCGTTTCTTGTATGCATTTGTAGCATTGGAACCTTATATTAGGGGATGGGAGCATTATAGGCCTATAGTAGTTGTTGACGGCACTCATCTAATATCAACTTACGAAGGAACTATGCTAATAACAAGCACACTAGATCCAGGag CATATGCAATAGTTGATTCGGAGAATGCTGCATCTTGGACATGGTTCTTTGAGAGATTTAGGATAGCTTTTGGTGAAAG GGGAAATAAAGAACAGGTCAGGAAATTATACTTTGCATTAGCTAAAGCATACACTCTTCAAGAATTTAGTGAACTCATGGGAAGGCTGGACACAATAGATAAGAAGTTGGGCGTATACTTATTTGATAGTGGGTATCATAAATGGTCTCGGGTACATGCAACAGTGAAGAGGACATGGACGTTGACTTCTAACATTGCTGAATCTATAAACAGCAGTATTGCCAAAGCTAGAGAATTTCCAGTCTGTAAGTTAATGGATTACATGAGACAATTGATTGAAACTTGGAATGAAAAACACAGTGAAGAAGGGAGAAATACATTCACTGATCTTACTAATGAGTACAATGAAGCTTATGAGGATAACAAGGAATTATCACACCGCATGACT GTAAGGGCTTCCacttag